In a genomic window of Nocardia fluminea:
- a CDS encoding aldehyde dehydrogenase, translating to MSPRHQLYIGGQWVDPATSATIEVISPHTEQVIARVADPATADVDRAVAAARTAFDTGPWPRTDPQERVAIIRELARFYRAREDELAQLITTEMGAPITFSRSAHAKLPGIMMSAFADIAAGYRWRDTRAGFLGRDVVVGHEPVGVVAAIIPWNMPMFLMVGKLIPALLAGCTVVLKPSQETALDAHHLAELLDRVGLPPGVVSILPGGREVGRYLVAHLGVDKVSFTGSTGAGRQVAEVCGAALRKVSLELGGKSAAVVLDDADPGAVATGMLVAGLMNGGQACVAQTRVLVPRRREHEFVDALAHVIENLTVGDPFDPATRIGPMVSRRQQQRVRDYIELGQHEGARLLLGGTDMPEGIERGWYVRPTLFAGVDNSSRIAQEEIFGPVLSVIAYTDDEHAIQLANDSEYGLSGSVWSPDIERATGIARRVRAGTLGINEPYSMDPVAPFGGVKNSGIGREFGTEGLESYLDTVSLSIRSAAKPVAPQSDTAGTARVGAPPSGIGSS from the coding sequence ATGTCGCCACGTCATCAGCTCTATATCGGTGGGCAGTGGGTCGATCCCGCCACCAGCGCGACGATCGAGGTGATCTCGCCACACACCGAACAGGTCATCGCGCGAGTCGCCGATCCGGCGACCGCGGATGTCGATCGTGCGGTCGCGGCCGCCCGCACCGCATTCGACACGGGGCCGTGGCCGCGCACCGACCCCCAGGAGCGGGTGGCGATCATCCGCGAGCTGGCACGGTTCTACCGCGCACGAGAAGACGAACTCGCACAACTGATCACCACCGAGATGGGCGCGCCGATCACCTTCTCGCGCTCGGCCCACGCCAAGCTGCCCGGCATCATGATGAGCGCTTTCGCCGACATCGCCGCCGGCTACCGCTGGCGCGACACCAGAGCCGGATTCCTCGGCCGTGACGTGGTCGTCGGCCACGAACCCGTCGGGGTCGTGGCGGCGATCATCCCCTGGAACATGCCGATGTTCCTGATGGTGGGCAAGCTGATTCCAGCCCTGCTCGCCGGATGCACGGTGGTGCTCAAGCCGTCTCAGGAGACGGCGCTGGACGCGCACCACCTGGCCGAGCTCCTCGATCGGGTCGGGTTGCCGCCCGGGGTGGTCAGCATCCTGCCGGGCGGACGCGAGGTGGGCCGATACCTGGTCGCGCACCTGGGCGTGGACAAGGTCTCGTTCACCGGATCCACCGGCGCGGGCAGGCAGGTCGCCGAGGTCTGCGGTGCCGCCCTGCGCAAGGTGAGCCTCGAACTGGGCGGCAAATCGGCCGCGGTGGTGCTCGACGACGCCGATCCCGGCGCCGTGGCCACCGGCATGCTGGTCGCCGGGCTGATGAACGGCGGACAGGCCTGCGTCGCCCAGACCCGGGTGCTGGTCCCTCGCCGTCGCGAGCACGAATTCGTCGACGCGTTGGCACACGTGATCGAGAACCTCACTGTCGGAGACCCGTTCGATCCCGCGACCCGCATCGGCCCGATGGTTTCGCGCCGCCAGCAGCAGCGCGTTCGCGACTACATCGAGCTGGGACAGCACGAAGGAGCCCGTCTCCTGCTCGGCGGGACCGATATGCCCGAGGGGATCGAGCGCGGCTGGTACGTCCGGCCGACGCTGTTCGCCGGCGTGGACAACTCCTCGCGGATCGCGCAGGAGGAGATCTTCGGTCCCGTGCTGAGCGTGATCGCCTACACCGACGACGAGCACGCGATACAGCTGGCCAACGACAGCGAGTACGGGCTCTCGGGTTCGGTGTGGTCACCCGACATCGAGCGCGCTACGGGGATCGCCCGCCGGGTGCGTGCGGGCACCCTCGGCATCAACGAGCCCTACAGCATGGATCCCGTGGCGCCTTTCGGCGGCGTCAAGAACAGCGGCATCGGCCGCGAGTTCGGCACCGAGGGCCTCGAAAGCTACCTCGACACCGTGTCGCTCTCGATTCGATCGGCCGCGAAACCGGTGGCACCGCAATCGGATACCGCCGGCACTGCCCGCGTGGGGGCTCCACCGAGCGGGATCGGCAGCTCATGA
- a CDS encoding metal-dependent hydrolase family protein has translation MSGPVVLRAAAWVEVETGQRHTPAVIVVDGNLITAINPVEVPADAPVIELGELTLLPGLMDMEVNLLIGGPDTPSGLPNPMHGVQDDPVYRTLRAAVNARVTLHAGFTTVRNLGLMVKTGGYLLDVDLHRAIEQGWHEGPRIVAAGHAITPTGGHLDPTMFQRLAPHIMPVTVEEGRANGVPQVRESVRYQIKYGAEVIKISASGGVMSHGTVAGAQQYSDEELAAIVDEAHRAGVRVAAHAHGDAGIRACLRAGVDCIEHGSLAEDDTIALMVEQGTYLVPTSYLSEGLDVSKAAPALQKKAAEVFPRARETLRKAIRAGVKIACGTDAPAVPHGHNAKELWALVDRGMTPAQALRAATMTSAELIGVDDRGRLAPGLLADIIAVAGDPTVDITTLDDVRFVMKDGRVHKKP, from the coding sequence ATGAGCGGCCCGGTCGTACTGCGGGCCGCGGCCTGGGTCGAGGTCGAGACCGGGCAGCGGCACACACCGGCGGTGATCGTGGTGGACGGCAACCTGATCACCGCGATCAACCCCGTCGAGGTGCCCGCCGACGCGCCGGTCATCGAACTGGGTGAGCTCACGCTGCTGCCCGGATTGATGGATATGGAGGTCAACCTACTCATCGGCGGGCCCGACACTCCCTCGGGACTGCCGAACCCGATGCACGGTGTGCAGGACGACCCGGTCTATCGGACCTTGCGCGCCGCGGTGAATGCCCGGGTGACCTTGCACGCCGGCTTCACCACCGTCCGAAACCTCGGGCTGATGGTGAAGACCGGCGGCTATCTGCTGGATGTGGATCTGCACCGCGCGATCGAACAGGGCTGGCACGAAGGCCCGCGCATCGTCGCGGCCGGACATGCCATCACCCCGACCGGGGGTCACCTCGATCCCACGATGTTCCAGCGTCTCGCCCCGCACATCATGCCGGTCACTGTGGAGGAGGGCCGCGCCAACGGGGTGCCGCAGGTGCGCGAATCCGTGCGCTATCAGATCAAATACGGCGCCGAGGTCATCAAGATCTCGGCTTCGGGCGGGGTGATGTCGCACGGCACCGTCGCCGGCGCGCAGCAGTACTCCGACGAGGAGCTGGCCGCGATCGTCGACGAAGCGCACCGCGCCGGGGTACGGGTGGCCGCGCACGCCCACGGCGACGCGGGAATCCGCGCCTGCCTGCGCGCCGGCGTCGACTGCATCGAGCACGGTTCCCTCGCCGAGGACGACACCATCGCGTTGATGGTCGAACAGGGCACCTATCTGGTGCCGACGAGCTACCTGTCCGAGGGTCTCGATGTCTCCAAAGCCGCACCCGCACTGCAGAAGAAAGCGGCCGAGGTCTTCCCCCGTGCGCGGGAGACGCTGCGCAAGGCGATCCGCGCCGGCGTCAAGATCGCCTGTGGCACCGACGCACCCGCGGTACCGCACGGCCACAACGCCAAAGAACTGTGGGCGCTGGTCGACCGCGGCATGACTCCGGCGCAGGCGCTGCGCGCGGCGACGATGACCAGCGCCGAGCTGATCGGCGTCGACGACCGTGGACGCCTGGCGCCCGGCCTGCTGGCCGACATCATCGCCGTAGCCGGTGACCCCACCGTCGACATCACCACGCTCGACGACGTGCGGTTCGTGATGAAGGACGGCCGCGTCCACAAGAAACCGTGA
- a CDS encoding aromatic ring-hydroxylating oxygenase subunit alpha has translation MARWPKPAEGSWTQHYPELGTAPMSYEDSISPEFFELERDAIFKRAWLNVGRIEQLPRTGSYFTKEIHAAHSSIILVRDRDGSVNAFHNICRHRGNKLVWNEFPREETSGTCRQFTCKYHGWRYGLDGSLTFVQQEGEFFDLDKDNLGLARVHCEVWSGFIFVNLAAQPRQTLREFLGPMVTGLEGYPFGELTERYSYRAEVGANWKLYLDAFQEFYHAPILHGKQTPDNFSVAAQQAGFEAPHYQLDGPHRLVSTSGVVTWELDAAMRKPMEDITRSGLFGPWDVPDLGPMPAGLNPAGCEPWGLDSFQLWPNFTILIWSGGWYLTYQYWPTSHNTHIFEGNLYFTPARTPRDRVAHEMAAVTFKEYGLQDSSTLEATQLMLESRAVTTFQLNDQEILLRHLHKVAADWVGDYQRERTEAKR, from the coding sequence ATGGCTCGTTGGCCCAAACCCGCAGAGGGTAGCTGGACCCAGCACTACCCCGAACTCGGCACCGCGCCGATGTCCTACGAGGACTCGATCTCGCCGGAGTTCTTCGAACTCGAGCGCGACGCGATCTTCAAACGCGCCTGGCTCAATGTCGGTCGCATCGAACAACTGCCCCGCACCGGCAGCTATTTCACCAAGGAGATCCACGCCGCGCACTCCTCGATCATCCTGGTCCGCGATCGTGACGGCAGTGTCAACGCCTTCCACAACATCTGCCGCCATCGCGGAAACAAGCTGGTGTGGAACGAGTTTCCCCGTGAGGAGACCTCCGGTACGTGCCGGCAGTTCACCTGCAAGTACCACGGCTGGCGCTACGGTCTCGACGGCTCACTGACCTTCGTGCAACAGGAAGGCGAGTTCTTCGACCTGGACAAGGACAACCTCGGCCTCGCGCGTGTGCACTGTGAGGTCTGGTCGGGATTCATCTTCGTCAATCTGGCCGCGCAGCCGCGTCAGACGCTGCGCGAGTTCCTCGGCCCGATGGTGACCGGTCTGGAGGGCTACCCGTTCGGCGAACTGACAGAACGCTATTCCTATCGGGCCGAGGTCGGCGCCAATTGGAAGCTCTACCTGGACGCTTTCCAGGAGTTCTACCACGCACCGATCCTGCACGGAAAGCAGACGCCGGACAACTTCTCCGTGGCCGCCCAGCAGGCCGGTTTCGAAGCACCGCACTACCAGCTCGACGGACCGCACCGGCTGGTCAGCACCTCCGGTGTGGTGACCTGGGAACTCGACGCGGCGATGCGCAAACCGATGGAGGACATCACCCGCAGCGGCCTGTTCGGGCCATGGGACGTGCCGGATCTGGGTCCGATGCCGGCCGGGCTCAACCCCGCCGGCTGTGAGCCCTGGGGGCTGGATTCGTTCCAGCTGTGGCCGAATTTCACCATTCTCATCTGGTCCGGCGGCTGGTACCTCACCTATCAGTACTGGCCGACCTCGCACAACACGCACATCTTCGAGGGCAACCTGTACTTCACACCCGCACGGACCCCCCGTGATCGCGTCGCCCACGAGATGGCCGCGGTCACGTTCAAAGAGTATGGGCTGCAGGACTCTTCGACGCTGGAGGCGACCCAGCTCATGCTCGAATCCCGCGCGGTCACCACTTTTCAGCTCAACGACCAGGAGATCCTGCTCCGGCACCTGCACAAGGTCGCCGCGGACTGGGTCGGCGACTACCAGCGCGAGCGTACGGAGGCAAAGCGGTGA
- a CDS encoding TauD/TfdA dioxygenase family protein — translation MTITIEKLGQAVGAEVIGLRREQLLADAGLAATLMTALEENGVLVFRDLHLDPETQVAFCRTLGQVDTSPGHHPVEGIYRVSLDTTKNSSASYLRATFDWHIDGCTPEDDAYPQMATVLTAKAVAASGGETEFASTYKAYDDLTDAERTALRSLRVVHSLEASQRGVNADPTPEQLVAWRRRPIKEHPLIWTHKSGRRSLVLGASTDHVVGMPAQESRELLDGLLRRCTAPDRVYRHTWAVGDTVIWDNRGVIHRAAPYPAGSPREMLRTTVLGEEPIE, via the coding sequence ATGACGATTACCATCGAGAAACTCGGTCAGGCCGTCGGAGCCGAGGTCATCGGCCTGCGACGCGAGCAGTTGCTCGCCGATGCGGGCCTTGCCGCGACCCTGATGACCGCCCTCGAGGAGAACGGGGTGCTGGTCTTTCGCGATCTGCACCTCGACCCCGAAACCCAGGTGGCGTTCTGCCGCACCCTCGGGCAGGTGGACACCTCCCCCGGGCATCATCCGGTGGAGGGCATCTATCGCGTCAGCCTCGACACCACCAAGAACTCCTCGGCGAGCTACCTGCGCGCGACGTTCGACTGGCACATCGACGGCTGCACGCCCGAAGACGACGCCTACCCGCAGATGGCGACCGTGCTCACCGCCAAGGCTGTCGCGGCCAGCGGCGGCGAGACCGAATTCGCCAGCACCTACAAGGCTTACGACGACCTGACCGACGCCGAGCGGACAGCTCTGCGGTCGTTGCGGGTGGTGCATTCGCTCGAGGCGTCGCAGCGCGGCGTGAACGCGGACCCGACACCCGAGCAACTGGTGGCGTGGCGGCGACGCCCGATCAAAGAGCATCCGCTGATCTGGACGCACAAATCGGGCCGTCGATCCCTCGTTCTCGGCGCATCGACCGATCATGTCGTGGGGATGCCCGCGCAGGAGAGCCGGGAGCTGCTCGACGGACTTCTGCGCCGCTGCACCGCACCCGACCGGGTCTACCGGCACACCTGGGCCGTCGGGGACACGGTGATCTGGGACAACCGCGGTGTCATCCATCGCGCCGCGCCGTATCCGGCCGGTTCGCCGCGAGAGATGTTGCGCACCACGGTGCTCGGTGAAGAACCGATCGAATAG
- a CDS encoding aromatic ring-hydroxylating oxygenase subunit alpha, whose translation MSKVVHEPATPHRWPRPPEGTWTQHYPELGTSMMSFEDSVSPEFFELEREAIFKRAWLNVGRVEQVPKTGSYFTKELDVARASIIVVRDRDGAVNAFHNVCRHRGNKLVWNEFPRAETSGTCRQFTCKYHGWRYGLDGGLNFVQQEAEFFDLDKAELGLSPVHCEVWAGFIFVNLDATPRQTLREFLGPMITDLDGYPFDKMTEWYEFSADNQSNWKLFADAFQEYYHVPGLHSQQVPSAVRTPGKGFECAHFQVDGPHRMVSTGGARRWTMPPEFMYPIERVTRSGLVGPWESPELGELPKGLNPGRIEPWGIDNFQIFPNIEILIYHGWYLLYRYWPTSYNSHRFEGMLCFQPARTVRERVEHEVASVVFKEFALQDAGMLTGTQTALESAYRTAGLTEFPVNDQEILVRHFHKAVADWVDVYRHDLAGTDAR comes from the coding sequence ATGAGCAAAGTCGTCCACGAACCGGCCACGCCCCATCGGTGGCCGAGACCGCCCGAAGGCACCTGGACTCAGCACTATCCCGAGCTGGGAACGTCGATGATGTCGTTCGAGGATTCGGTCTCGCCCGAGTTCTTCGAACTCGAGCGCGAGGCGATCTTCAAGCGGGCCTGGCTCAATGTGGGCCGGGTGGAGCAGGTACCCAAGACCGGGAGTTACTTCACCAAGGAACTCGACGTGGCGCGCGCGTCGATCATCGTGGTGCGCGATCGCGACGGTGCCGTCAACGCGTTCCACAATGTGTGCCGCCATCGCGGGAACAAGCTCGTCTGGAACGAATTCCCCCGGGCGGAGACCTCGGGGACATGCCGCCAGTTCACCTGCAAATACCACGGTTGGCGCTACGGACTCGACGGCGGGCTGAACTTCGTGCAGCAGGAGGCCGAGTTCTTCGACCTCGACAAGGCCGAGCTGGGCCTGAGCCCGGTGCACTGCGAGGTGTGGGCCGGATTCATCTTCGTCAACCTCGATGCGACTCCGCGCCAGACCCTGCGGGAATTCCTCGGCCCGATGATCACCGACCTGGACGGCTACCCGTTCGACAAGATGACCGAATGGTACGAATTCAGCGCCGACAACCAGAGCAACTGGAAGTTGTTCGCCGACGCGTTCCAGGAGTACTACCACGTCCCAGGGCTGCATTCGCAGCAGGTTCCCAGCGCGGTGCGCACCCCCGGTAAGGGTTTCGAGTGCGCGCATTTCCAGGTCGACGGTCCGCATCGGATGGTCTCCACCGGCGGTGCGCGACGCTGGACGATGCCGCCGGAGTTCATGTACCCGATCGAGCGCGTGACCCGCAGCGGTCTCGTCGGCCCCTGGGAGTCGCCGGAGCTGGGCGAGCTGCCCAAGGGCTTGAATCCCGGCCGGATCGAACCGTGGGGTATCGACAACTTCCAGATCTTCCCCAACATCGAGATCCTGATCTACCACGGCTGGTACCTGCTCTACCGCTATTGGCCGACCTCCTACAACTCCCACCGCTTCGAGGGAATGCTGTGTTTCCAGCCCGCGCGCACGGTCCGCGAACGGGTCGAACACGAAGTCGCCTCGGTCGTGTTCAAAGAGTTCGCGCTCCAGGACGCCGGCATGCTCACCGGCACCCAGACCGCGCTGGAATCGGCCTACCGCACTGCCGGTCTCACCGAGTTCCCGGTCAATGATCAGGAAATCCTGGTGCGCCACTTCCACAAGGCCGTCGCCGACTGGGTCGATGTGTACCGCCACGATCTCGCCGGGACCGATGCCCGATGA
- a CDS encoding carboxymuconolactone decarboxylase family protein has product MNPAAPRLAPLPVREWGETTRAMFRGHVKSADRYLTGEPDAPPMPGILGVLAHHTELASAWLAYNGLLLERPTVDPRERELVILRVAWRSESDYEWAQHVRTATALGITAQQIEAVRYGPQAAVWSPVQRALLAMTDQLLDRHRVDDATWAQLERYFDSRQLIELLFVAGSYLCLAMVFNSVALQPDPEQEERS; this is encoded by the coding sequence ATGAATCCCGCCGCGCCTCGGCTGGCGCCCCTGCCGGTGCGGGAGTGGGGCGAGACCACGCGCGCGATGTTTCGCGGACACGTGAAATCCGCCGATCGGTACCTCACCGGAGAACCCGATGCCCCGCCGATGCCGGGCATCCTCGGAGTGCTGGCCCACCACACCGAACTGGCGAGTGCGTGGCTGGCCTACAACGGCCTGCTGCTCGAGCGTCCCACCGTCGACCCGCGTGAGCGCGAACTGGTGATCTTGCGGGTCGCGTGGCGTAGCGAGTCGGATTACGAATGGGCACAGCACGTTCGGACCGCCACGGCGCTCGGCATCACCGCGCAGCAGATCGAGGCGGTGCGCTACGGACCGCAGGCAGCGGTGTGGTCGCCGGTGCAGCGCGCGCTACTGGCCATGACCGACCAGCTGCTGGACCGGCATCGCGTCGACGACGCCACCTGGGCCCAGCTCGAACGCTATTTCGACAGTCGGCAGCTGATCGAGCTGTTGTTCGTCGCCGGCTCCTACCTGTGCCTGGCGATGGTGTTCAACAGCGTTGCCCTGCAACCGGATCCCGAACAGGAGGAACGATCATGA
- a CDS encoding SDR family NAD(P)-dependent oxidoreductase, whose protein sequence is MSNTATSVSAAPGRSAPARVAVVTGGASGMGLSICVAFAESGHRVAVLDVDGAAAQRVAEQLRATGATAMACAVDVTDRDAVREAMNKVRAEFGAIEILVTSAGSVDFAPFTAITPEAWNRVVDVNLNGVFHCAQAVVPDMVTAGWGRIVTISSSSAQRGSPGMVHYTASKGAVLAMTKALAREYAAAGITVNTIPPSGIDTPMSRQSQAAGHLPRSAVMAKAIPVGHLGTGEDIAAACVFLCSEQAGYITGQVLGVNGGSVI, encoded by the coding sequence ATGAGCAACACAGCCACATCGGTCTCGGCGGCGCCGGGCCGGTCGGCACCGGCCCGGGTCGCGGTGGTCACCGGCGGAGCTTCCGGTATGGGCCTGTCGATCTGCGTGGCGTTCGCCGAGTCCGGACACCGGGTCGCGGTGCTCGACGTGGACGGCGCGGCCGCGCAGCGAGTCGCCGAACAGTTGCGCGCCACCGGCGCGACCGCGATGGCCTGCGCGGTCGACGTTACCGATCGAGACGCGGTCCGGGAGGCGATGAACAAGGTCAGGGCCGAGTTCGGCGCGATCGAAATCCTGGTCACCAGTGCGGGTTCCGTCGATTTCGCGCCGTTCACCGCCATCACGCCGGAGGCGTGGAACCGTGTCGTCGACGTGAACCTGAACGGGGTGTTCCACTGCGCGCAAGCCGTCGTCCCCGACATGGTCACGGCCGGATGGGGTCGCATCGTGACGATCTCGTCGTCGAGCGCGCAGCGCGGCTCGCCGGGCATGGTGCACTACACCGCGTCCAAAGGCGCGGTCCTCGCGATGACCAAGGCCCTGGCGCGCGAATACGCCGCCGCGGGCATCACGGTCAATACGATCCCGCCCTCGGGCATCGATACGCCCATGTCACGCCAGTCGCAGGCGGCCGGGCATCTGCCCCGGAGCGCGGTCATGGCCAAGGCGATCCCGGTCGGGCACTTGGGCACCGGCGAGGACATCGCCGCCGCCTGCGTCTTCCTGTGCTCGGAGCAGGCCGGCTACATCACCGGGCAGGTCCTCGGCGTGAACGGCGGGTCGGTGATATGA
- a CDS encoding TetR/AcrR family transcriptional regulator: MKPEHSSDAENSTSRSALLDAAEHIMLEEGYAAVSSRRLGTRAGVNPALVYYYFGNMDNLFVELFRRGADRSYERQLQALESDQPLWALWDSIHDQSHTALTMEFVALANHRKAIRAEISDSSRRFRSLQLDAVAKILAGYGASAAGYTPGALVLLMSSISRFLRMEEAFEVDTGHADVVDLIESFLREVEGERRHRVR, translated from the coding sequence GTGAAGCCCGAGCACAGCTCTGACGCCGAGAACTCCACGTCCCGCTCCGCCCTGCTGGACGCGGCCGAGCACATCATGCTGGAGGAGGGCTACGCCGCGGTCAGTTCCCGGCGCCTCGGTACCAGGGCCGGGGTGAATCCCGCGCTCGTCTACTACTACTTCGGCAACATGGACAACCTGTTCGTCGAGTTGTTCCGGCGTGGAGCGGATCGCAGTTACGAACGTCAGCTCCAGGCGCTGGAATCGGACCAGCCGCTGTGGGCGCTGTGGGACTCCATCCACGACCAGTCGCACACCGCCCTGACGATGGAATTCGTCGCCCTGGCAAACCACCGGAAGGCGATTCGCGCCGAGATCTCCGATTCCTCACGCCGGTTCCGCTCGCTGCAACTCGACGCCGTGGCGAAGATTCTCGCCGGCTACGGCGCGAGCGCGGCCGGCTACACGCCCGGTGCCCTCGTGCTGTTGATGTCGAGCATCTCGCGCTTTTTGCGGATGGAGGAGGCCTTCGAGGTCGACACCGGCCACGCCGATGTCGTCGATCTCATCGAGTCGTTCCTGCGTGAGGTCGAGGGGGAGCGGCGCCACCGGGTGCGCTGA
- a CDS encoding LVIVD repeat-containing protein yields the protein MITFSARAHRRAGLILAAALLVSMGAVTAHSAPPAARTDCLPGSAPESGLQGDVPAADRDSGRSRDGFHCNMRLLGAAGGRGGGITSVTFDHCAYVGTFFPGDLLGPDAGVQVLDVRDPAAPVHTATLTEPAMLAGTWESLKVNKARKLLVGAGVPALVGAGLLSVYDISDCAHPRLLNPGTGTDLSLPLPITAHEGGFSPDGRTYWSSGTAPGLLSAVDLTDPANPRVVWQGLPGMSMHGIGVSPDGNRLYLANNLGGMKILDISAVQRRDPAPHVPELADLTWSDGWATQHTVPVTYGGVPHVFAVDEAGSGGVKLIDVSDDRHPRIVGSIKLEINLPEHQDSVLASAAGGSLFAYDAHYCAADRPADPTALACGWTSSGIRVFDVRDPGKVTEIGYFNPPARTGENLALSNSPHALASIIGLPILAAPSVAQAILRGEFDAGQALSSRTGTVAFGDLSTDWCFSPPEWRGNQLWTTCADNGFMALELSPQVYTPPFDQNSTTGS from the coding sequence ATGATCACTTTTTCCGCCCGTGCGCATCGACGCGCCGGACTGATACTGGCCGCCGCGCTCCTGGTGTCGATGGGCGCGGTGACCGCTCATTCCGCACCGCCCGCGGCCCGCACCGACTGCCTGCCGGGTTCGGCTCCCGAATCCGGCCTCCAGGGTGACGTTCCCGCCGCCGACCGTGACAGCGGTCGTTCCCGGGACGGATTCCATTGCAACATGCGGCTACTCGGCGCCGCGGGCGGACGGGGCGGTGGCATCACCTCGGTGACCTTCGACCACTGCGCCTACGTCGGCACGTTCTTTCCGGGCGACCTGCTCGGACCGGACGCCGGCGTGCAGGTTCTGGACGTGCGTGACCCGGCGGCCCCCGTGCACACCGCCACGCTGACCGAGCCCGCGATGCTGGCGGGAACCTGGGAGAGCTTGAAGGTCAACAAGGCTCGCAAACTACTCGTGGGCGCGGGCGTGCCCGCCCTGGTCGGCGCGGGTCTGCTCTCGGTGTACGACATCAGCGACTGCGCGCATCCGCGACTGCTCAACCCGGGCACCGGTACCGATCTGTCCTTGCCGCTGCCGATCACCGCGCACGAGGGCGGCTTCTCCCCGGACGGGCGGACCTACTGGAGCTCGGGCACCGCGCCCGGCCTGCTCAGCGCGGTGGACCTGACCGACCCGGCGAATCCGCGCGTGGTGTGGCAGGGACTGCCCGGAATGTCCATGCACGGGATCGGCGTCTCGCCCGACGGCAACCGCCTCTACCTGGCGAACAACCTCGGCGGGATGAAGATCCTCGACATCAGCGCGGTCCAGCGACGTGACCCCGCACCGCACGTGCCCGAGCTCGCTGATCTGACGTGGTCGGACGGCTGGGCGACCCAGCACACCGTGCCGGTGACCTATGGGGGAGTGCCCCACGTGTTCGCCGTCGACGAAGCCGGGTCCGGTGGAGTCAAACTGATCGATGTTTCCGACGACCGTCACCCGCGGATCGTCGGCTCGATCAAGCTCGAGATCAACCTGCCCGAGCACCAGGACTCGGTGCTCGCTTCGGCTGCCGGTGGGTCGCTGTTCGCCTACGACGCGCACTACTGCGCGGCCGACCGGCCCGCCGATCCCACGGCGCTGGCGTGTGGCTGGACCTCGTCGGGAATCCGCGTCTTCGACGTGCGTGATCCCGGAAAGGTCACCGAGATCGGCTATTTCAACCCGCCCGCGCGGACCGGGGAGAATCTCGCGCTGTCGAACTCTCCGCACGCGCTCGCCTCGATCATCGGTCTGCCGATCCTGGCGGCGCCCTCGGTCGCGCAGGCGATCTTGCGTGGCGAATTCGACGCCGGGCAGGCGCTGAGCTCACGGACCGGCACAGTGGCTTTCGGTGACCTGTCGACCGACTGGTGCTTCTCGCCGCCGGAGTGGCGCGGAAACCAGCTCTGGACCACCTGCGCCGACAACGGATTCATGGCGCTCGAGCTGTCGCCACAGGTCTACACTCCGCCGTTCGACCAGAACTCGACCACGGGATCATGA
- a CDS encoding DUF305 domain-containing protein — MNHRSGFRFAALAALALLLLAMGAALRPVLPADTTAPAVLNETEIGFVQDMVAHHGQALVLTQRLDPAADPFVVGLARQIADNQRTELGMLLGWLRLAGAPVVNPRQMAWLPDTAVGHRHSAGDSARAMPGAASAAELDELAVARGGEAEIVFLRLMRRHHAGGIDMAAAADGLLTGGEVERAAREMVRTQGQEIAMMSLLLDRSGV; from the coding sequence ATGAACCACCGCAGCGGTTTCCGCTTCGCCGCGCTCGCCGCACTCGCGCTGCTGCTGCTCGCGATGGGCGCGGCCCTGCGGCCCGTGCTGCCCGCCGACACCACCGCCCCGGCGGTCCTGAACGAGACCGAGATCGGTTTCGTTCAGGACATGGTGGCCCATCACGGCCAGGCGCTGGTGCTCACCCAGCGCCTCGACCCCGCCGCCGACCCGTTCGTCGTCGGTCTGGCCCGCCAGATCGCCGACAATCAGCGCACCGAACTGGGCATGCTGCTCGGCTGGCTCCGTTTGGCCGGCGCGCCCGTTGTCAACCCGCGCCAGATGGCGTGGCTGCCGGATACCGCAGTGGGACACCGGCATTCGGCCGGAGATTCGGCTCGGGCGATGCCGGGGGCCGCCTCGGCGGCAGAACTCGACGAGCTCGCGGTCGCGCGCGGCGGCGAGGCCGAGATCGTGTTCCTGCGGCTCATGCGGCGCCATCACGCCGGTGGCATCGACATGGCCGCCGCGGCCGACGGCCTGCTCACCGGCGGCGAGGTCGAACGCGCGGCCCGCGAAATGGTGCGCACCCAAGGCCAGGAGATCGCGATGATGTCGCTCTTGCTGGACCGGAGCGGAGTCTGA